The Burkholderia lata genome contains a region encoding:
- a CDS encoding glutamine--tRNA ligase/YqeY domain fusion protein, with translation MSTERNDAPAASNFIRNIIDDDNRTGKWSGRVETRFPPEPNGYLHIGHAKSICLNFSVARDYGGVCHLRFDDTNPEKESVEYVDSIVDAVRWLGFDWRKDAVDHQYFASDYYDKLYEFAELLIQRGKAYVDSQSADEMRANRGSLTEGGKPSPFRERTPEENLDLFRRMKAGEFKEGEHVLRAKIDMASPNMNMRDPVIYRIRYAHHYRTGDAWCVYPMYDYTHCISDALEGITHSLCTLEFEDHRPLYDWVLNELAEAGMFTRPLPQQIEFSRLNLTYAITSKRKLLQLVTEGHVDGWDDPRMPTIVGVRRRGFTPESIHLFCERIGVTKIDSWIDMSIFEGALRDDLDDKAARTVAVLDPLKLVIDNYPEDLEEACTAPVHPHHPDRGVRTFPISRELWIEREDFVENPPKGYFRLFPGNKVRLRYGYVIECTGFDKDADGNVTAVHCNYFPDSKSGTEGANTYKVKGNIHWVSAKHAQPAEVRIYDRLFKEPHPDAGGANFLEALNPDSKKIVQAYIEPGNDDIAPETRLQFERHGYFVADRVDSKPGKPVFNRIVGLRDSWGKPA, from the coding sequence ATGAGCACCGAACGCAACGACGCCCCCGCGGCTTCCAATTTCATCCGCAACATCATCGACGACGACAACCGCACCGGCAAATGGAGCGGCCGCGTCGAGACGCGCTTTCCGCCCGAGCCGAACGGCTATCTGCACATCGGGCACGCCAAGAGCATCTGCCTGAACTTCAGCGTCGCGCGCGACTACGGTGGCGTGTGCCACCTGCGCTTCGACGATACGAACCCGGAAAAGGAAAGCGTCGAATACGTCGATTCGATCGTCGACGCGGTGCGCTGGCTCGGCTTCGACTGGCGCAAGGATGCGGTCGATCACCAGTACTTCGCGAGCGACTACTACGACAAGCTGTACGAGTTCGCCGAACTTCTGATCCAGCGCGGCAAGGCGTATGTCGACAGCCAGAGCGCCGATGAAATGCGCGCGAACCGCGGCTCGCTGACGGAAGGCGGCAAGCCGTCGCCGTTCCGCGAGCGCACGCCGGAAGAAAACCTCGACCTGTTCCGCCGCATGAAGGCCGGCGAGTTCAAGGAAGGCGAGCACGTGCTGCGCGCGAAGATCGACATGGCTTCGCCGAACATGAACATGCGCGACCCGGTGATCTACCGGATCCGCTACGCGCACCACTACCGCACCGGCGACGCATGGTGCGTGTACCCGATGTACGACTACACGCACTGCATCTCGGATGCGCTCGAAGGCATCACGCATTCGCTGTGCACGCTCGAATTCGAGGATCACCGACCGCTGTACGACTGGGTGCTGAACGAACTCGCGGAAGCCGGCATGTTCACGCGCCCGCTGCCGCAACAGATCGAATTCTCGCGACTGAACCTCACGTACGCGATCACCAGCAAGCGCAAGCTGCTGCAGCTCGTGACCGAAGGCCACGTCGACGGCTGGGACGACCCGCGGATGCCGACGATCGTCGGCGTGCGCCGCCGCGGCTTCACGCCGGAGAGCATCCACCTGTTCTGCGAGCGGATCGGCGTGACGAAGATCGACTCGTGGATCGACATGAGCATCTTCGAAGGCGCGCTGCGCGACGACCTCGACGACAAGGCCGCACGCACGGTCGCCGTGCTCGATCCGCTGAAGCTCGTGATCGACAACTACCCGGAAGACCTCGAAGAAGCGTGCACGGCGCCCGTGCACCCGCACCACCCGGACCGCGGCGTGCGCACGTTCCCGATCTCGCGCGAGCTGTGGATCGAGCGCGAGGACTTCGTCGAGAACCCGCCGAAGGGCTATTTCCGCCTGTTCCCGGGCAACAAGGTGCGCCTGCGCTACGGCTACGTGATCGAGTGCACGGGCTTCGACAAGGACGCCGACGGCAACGTGACGGCCGTGCACTGCAACTACTTCCCGGACAGCAAGTCGGGTACCGAAGGCGCGAACACGTACAAGGTCAAGGGCAACATCCACTGGGTCAGCGCGAAGCATGCGCAACCGGCCGAAGTGCGGATCTACGACCGCCTGTTCAAGGAGCCGCATCCGGACGCGGGCGGCGCGAACTTCCTCGAAGCGCTGAATCCCGATTCGAAGAAGATCGTGCAGGCATATATCGAACCGGGCAACGACGACATCG
- a CDS encoding ornithine acetyltransferase → MMKKTTFIVRTAVIVAALSQLGACAMTHTQRNAGIGAAAGGALGYLVTGGPLGTVAGAAAGGIVGANVR, encoded by the coding sequence ATGATGAAGAAGACCACGTTTATCGTTCGTACCGCCGTGATCGTCGCGGCCCTGTCGCAACTCGGCGCATGCGCCATGACGCATACGCAGCGCAATGCCGGTATCGGCGCGGCCGCGGGCGGCGCGCTCGGCTACCTGGTGACGGGCGGCCCGCTCGGCACGGTCGCCGGCGCAGCGGCAGGCGGTATCGTCGGCGCGAACGTGCGCTGA
- a CDS encoding RBBP9/YdeN family alpha/beta hydrolase produces MSRFPVLVLPGYANSGPLHWQSRWERADARFSRVAMPDWDSAFRNGWCLALDRAVEAACGPVLLAGHSLGTLTTAWWATRYARPAALAKVRGALLVALPDPDGPAFPADAHGFGPVPYERLPFPTCVVASSDDPYGSLAFARTCANAWGSVFHDIGPRGHINADSGLGDWPEARGWLDALARGD; encoded by the coding sequence ATGAGCCGATTCCCCGTTCTCGTCCTGCCGGGCTACGCCAATTCGGGCCCGCTTCACTGGCAGAGCCGCTGGGAGCGTGCCGATGCACGTTTCTCGCGCGTCGCGATGCCCGACTGGGATAGTGCATTCCGCAACGGCTGGTGTCTCGCACTCGATCGCGCGGTCGAAGCCGCGTGCGGGCCGGTGCTGCTTGCCGGTCACAGCCTCGGCACGCTGACCACCGCGTGGTGGGCGACGCGCTATGCGCGCCCGGCCGCGCTCGCGAAAGTGCGCGGCGCGCTGCTCGTCGCGTTGCCTGATCCCGACGGTCCCGCGTTTCCGGCCGATGCGCACGGCTTCGGGCCCGTGCCATACGAACGGCTGCCGTTTCCGACCTGCGTCGTCGCCAGCAGCGACGATCCGTATGGCTCGCTCGCGTTCGCGCGCACCTGCGCGAACGCGTGGGGCAGCGTATTCCACGATATCGGCCCGCGTGGCCACATCAACGCGGACAGCGGGCTCGGCGACTGGCCCGAGGCGCGCGGCTGGCTCGACGCGCTCGCTCGTGGCGATTGA